A stretch of DNA from Borrelia hispanica CRI:
TTATATGATTTGAGTTGGTTTTGTTGATTTAGCCCATCAATATTAATATTGCCTTCTAGAATAGTACCACTAGGAATAGTTTTATATAGTGTTTGCCAGAGTGTTGATTTAAAATCAGAATTGATAATATTAGTTTTAGTTGAATCTAGTAGTGATTCATTCACTATAAGATAAATATTAGCTTTACCAGCTGTGCTTATGATATTTGCATATTCTATTCCGTCGATAGAAGTTAAAGCTGTATGTACAGCATTAAATGTTGTGCTTTTGATACTGATATGCTCTTCTATAGCTTTAAAGTATTCGCCCCCAGGGCTAATTTTAGAAAAGAGTATATTAACTTCATTAATAATTTGTTCTTCTATAATTGCAAGTGATGTTGCAATAATGTTGTAAATGGATGAGGGGTC
This window harbors:
- a CDS encoding DUF276 domain-containing protein (DUF276 is restricted to Borreliella and related spirochetes.), with the protein product MSILFDSDFGILKQNIKQIVETKRENLRNMHRIVINDDPSSIYNIIATSLAIIEEQIINEVNILFSKISPGGEYFKAIEEHISIKSTTFNAVHTALTSIDGIEYANIISTAGKANIYLIVNESLLDSTKTNIINSDFKSTLWQTLYKTIPSGTILEGNINIDGLNQQNQLKSY